The following DNA comes from Brassica oleracea var. oleracea cultivar TO1000 chromosome C5, BOL, whole genome shotgun sequence.
AAGAGAATAATGATCGTATTACACACATATGTTACCGAAGAAAATGTATCATCGGGAACAATAACATACAAGAGACAAATGTCTCTCATTGTTTAGGTTTAACACCAACAATTCCTTTTGATACATTGGATGACAGAGAAATAAGAGCTATCATTACGATTCTGAAACGTATCCTTGTTTTGTGATTAGCGGTGGACAAAAACTAAGAGTAATAAAAGTACATGGATTATCATTTTTTGAGCTTGTTTTTCATGTGCTATGTCTTTTTACAGTATAATTTAGCTTGAAGTGATTTCCGTTGGCACAACCATAACAATCAAATTTTTCCTTTGTTTAGATTTTAATGTGTCTTTGATACTTAACTTGTCTTTCTTATTGCATTCCCCTTAAATGATTAAAACTTACATAAAATCTATCACCTTGAAATTTGTCTACCACAGTAGTATTAGTCAATGTTCATAATATGATTGTGTTGGAGAACAAAATAACTCTAATCCAATAGTGTTTTTTATCAATTGTAACAACTATCAATAAAATCTCACACTCGGATGGAAACACATCAAGATAATGGCTTGAACTTCATCATCAATTTTCATATCACACTATCCAATTGATAAAGGTCGTAATATGCCTCCCGATAATTTTATTGAAGTTATTAACATGAACAATAAAATCACCAGATTCTGACATCTTTAACTCATACAAATTCTGCTTCAAATATAGCTTATTCGACAATATCTTCGACATGTACATTTTTCTAATTTACTGCACATCACACTAAAAATTGTGATGTGTATTTCCTGATTGGCAAATATCATTAGATAGACAAAGTCAAATAGTAGAAACTACTTGATCATGTATATCTTTCAAACCATCCTTCAAAATTTGTTGGATAGGTCTCAAACAACATTTTCTTCTTCTTCTCATGGTTTGTCAGCAGATCTAGCAACATATATTTTAGAGAAGAAAAGTGAATAACGCAAACATGACAAAACCAGCCCATATTTCAAAATCTCACCGCTCAAATACTGACGGAGTCACCCTTTTGATCAGAGGAATAACCACCACTGGATCAACACGGAGACCAAAGAAAAATATGTGGGACCACACAGCCAGATACGGTCCCCTCAAATAAATGATAGTGAAGTTCTTAACCATGAAACTGCCGAAAACCAACATAAAGTCACTGTTGCATCGCTAGCCACCATAAATTTGAAAAACTTCAAACTCAAGAAATAACAGAGAGAATGCAAAACGAAAACTAGAAGAACTTGGAAAAAGGATCTTTATACGACTAGTCTACGAGTTGGCCACCGGAGAGGCAATAGAATATCATGTAGGTTTTTTTTCTATCTCTCGTATTGATTTGCTTCTAAGAAAATGGAGTCTTGTTTTCCAAAAATGTAAAACTTTATATCATCCTTTAAACATGATTGCTATTCTTCTTACTCCAAGGCATTGCAGTTTCATATTTGTACAGAAAACCGTGATTAATACTTAATAAGATAACCATAACTTGTTTATTGATAGTCACTAACGTGTTAGGCGAAAAATATGGACGCCAGCCACGTGCATTGTCCCATTCGAGTTTTGATTAGGAGTTTTGTGATTTTCTCTTTAATCTGACTCGACCGTCTCTCTCACTCAAAATCTCTTCAAACTCGTGTTCTCAAATCTCAAACAAAAACTCAACAAACTTTCTCCGACAATGGGTTGCGTTTCCTCCAACCTCCTGAATCAAAGCGATGACTTCTCTCAACTCGCCGGCTGCCACCACCACTTCGTCCAGCTTACTTCCTCCACTTACGGCCTTCTCAATCTCGACCCTCCGCCTCCTCCTTCCTCCTCCGTTATCTCCGCACCAGCTACACCCATGACTCCGCCTGAGAGATTCACCTTCGTCGGTAAGGAGCCAATAACCGTCAAGTCAGAGCCGGAGGTTATTAACTTCTGGGAGCTAATGTCCGGTCTCGACGCCGATACTTGCCGGTTCTCTCCTCTTCCGGTGAAACGCAATGTCTCCTCCGGCGGAGTGAACAAAGAGAACTCGGATCCTAATTGGAAAAACCCTGGAAATCAATCCAACAACGACGACGTTCTGAAACCGCTAGATCCGAAATTTGCGGAGGAACCGGAGAAGCTGTGTCCTCCCGGCGACGGCGGAGATAACCGCGTTGTGATCTACACAACGTCGTTGCGCGGCGTACGGAGGACATTCGATGCTTGTAACGCCGTGAGAGCTGCGATAGAGAGCTTCGGTGTAGTAATCTGCGAGAGAGACATTTCCATGGACAGAGGGTTTAGAGAAGAGCTCACGAGTCTTATGTCCGGAGAGGCTGTGCTGCCGCCTAGGGTTTTTGTGAAGGGGAGGTATATTGGTGGAGTGGATGAGGTGATGAATTTGGTGGAAGAAGGTATGCTCCGAGATTTGCTCAGTGGGATTCCGAGGAGGAAAGATCGAGGCGGCGGTTGCTACGGTTGCGGTGGTTTAAGCTTCTTGCCGTGTTCTGAGTGTAATGGCAGCCGCAAAGTGGTGGAAGGATGGGGAAGCGACGTTGTAGTGGTGAGATGTAATAAGTGTAACGAGAATGGTCTTGTTCTTTGTCCGATTTGCAGCTAAATATTGTTATAATCTCTCAAACTGGAATCGTTAGCTAGTACTACTTCTGTAAGAAAACTTCTCACTCTCTCTCTGTTTCAAGATCTTGCTCCGGTAGAGATACCTTCTTGTTAGATGGTTACATAAAATCAATACAAAAGCCTTTTTCTTCTTTGTTAAAGGTTCCAATTGGTGAGACAGAACGGTTATAGAGTTATTTTAACAAGAAATATATATTTAGGTGACGAATGGTTTGGAGGGAAACTTTGGAGTTAGACACAATCTGGGAACGTTGTACTCTCTAGTCTAGGAACCCAAAAGCCAAAACAATGATCATTACTTTAATCGAAATGAAACAAGACTACCTAAAGTGAATTGATTACATCGTTTATGGTAAAACATAAGGAGTGTAGATAATGTATTGTATATTATTGAAGAGAACAATGCTCTAAGTCGATACTAAACATTCCTATATACGAGGAATAGTATAAGTGTCTTTTCTAAACCCCTGCAATATGAGCGACTAGTAAAGAATCTAATCTTGGAATTGAGTTTTCCAAGTAGCGGTCGGGGTTTTAAGTGTGTCAGTTAATTAGTCTTTTGGAAGACACATAGGAAGCCCAAAGGAAGCGAGACTGAACAACTGATAAACAAAGTGATAGAATAAACCTACATGTTTAATACGAGAATAGATGACCTGATCAGCTACAAGGTAATTAACACCCACATTAAGCTGAGCATAAGGAGGGATACCTACCTCTGTCATCAGTAGCATTGTCAGCAAACAACCGATACTGCCTCCATTGAAGATTGAGTCGATTTTATCTACTTCTTAAAAGACCAAACAACTTTGACCAAAAAAAAAAGACCAAACAACAGGATGCGAACCAAACCAAGATAATGTATGCCAGAAGTCGTTAGCTCAACTTGAAATAATCATGACTATTGTGTTAGAGGTCCCCGATTCAAATGATCGCTGTAGGAGATGGATTACATCCCTCCACAAGGCCCATCGAATAACAGGCCCTAACCCGGGAAGCTTGACCAGTTTAGTCGGCTTAAGCGGCTAAAGGTGTCGGCTCGATCCCAGAGTACTTTTAGCCGATCAGCTAAGCCGACTAAATACGCTCGGCTTATAGAGAACAGTACCAAGGTCCGCATACTCGGTCTTTAACGACAGGGCCCAAAGGACGACACGATTAGGGCATCACAAACGGATACACTATAAGAGGGGATGAGGAGACAACGAAAAGAGGAACTTTTGGACAACACACACAGAGGCGGCTAGATCTAGGGTTTCCCAATCATCTCTTTGATCCTGTTGCTTAAACCTTTGATCTTGTCTCCTTATTTCCCGTCAATCTTGTAACCTTTTGTTTGATTCTAATAAAAACGTCTTTAGTCACCNNNNNNNNNNNNNNNNNNNNNNNNNNNNNNNNNNNNNNNNNNNNNNNNNNNNNNNNNNNNNNNNNNNNNNNNNNNNNNNNNNNNNNNNNNNNNNNNNNNNNNNNNNNNNNNNNNNNNNNNNNNNNNNNNNNNNNNNNNNNNNNNNNNNNNNNNNNNNNNNNNNNNNNNNNNNNNNNNNNNNNNNNNNNNNNNNNNNNNNNNNNNNNNNNNNNNNNNNNNNNNNNNNNNNNNNNNNNNNNNNNNNNNNNNNNNNNNNNNNNNNNNNNNNNNNNNNNNNNNNNNNNNNNNNNNNNNNNNNNNNNNNNNNNNNNNNNNNNNNNNNNNNNNNNNNNNNNNNNNNNNNNNNNNNNNNNNNNNNNNNNNNNNNNNNNNNNNNNNNNNNNNNNNNNNNNNNNNNNNNNNNNNNNNNNNNNNNNNNNNNNNNNNNNNNNNNNNNNNNNNNNNNNNNNNNNNNNNNNNNNNNNNNNNNNNNNNNNNNNNNNNNNNNNNNNNNNNNNNNNNNNNNNNNNNNNNNNNNNNNNNNNNNNNNNNNNNNNNNNNNNNNNNNNNNNNNNNNNNNNNNNNNNNNNNNNNNNNNNNNNNNNNNNNNNNNNNNNNNNNNNNNNNNNNNNNNNNNNNNNNNNNNNNNNNNNNNNNNNNNNNNNNNNNNNNNNNNNNNNNNNNNNNNNNNNNNNNNNNNNNNNNNNNNNNNNNNNNNNNNNNNNNNNNNNNNNNNNNNNNNNNNNNNNNNNNNNNNNNNNNNNNNNNNNNNNNNNNNNNNNNNNNNNNNNNNNNNNNNNNNNNNNNNNNNNNNNNNNNNNNNNNNNNNNNNNNNNNNNNNNNNNNNNNNNNNNNNNNNNNNNNNNNNNNNNNNNNNNNNNNNNNNNNNNNNNNNNNNNNNNNNNNNNNNNNNNNNNNNNNNNNNNNNNNNNNNNNNNNNNNNNNNNNNNNNNNNNNNNNNNNNNNNNNNNNNNNNNNNNNNNNNNNNNNNNNNNNNNNNNNNNNNNNNNNNNNNNNNNNNNNNNNNNNNNNNNNNNNNNNNNNNNNNNNNNNNNNNNNNNNNNNNNNNNNNNNNNNNNNNNNNNNNNNNNNNNNNNNNNNNNNNNNNNNNNNNNNNNNNNNNNNNNNNNNNNNNNNNNNNNNNNNNNNNNNNNNNNNNNNNNNNNNNNNNNNNNNNNNNNNNNNNNNNNNNNNNNNNNNNNNNNNNNNNNNNNNNNNNNNNNNNNNNNNNNNNNNNNNNNNNNNNNNNNNNNNNNNNNNNNNNNNNNNNNNNNNNNNNNNNNNNNNNNNNNNNNNNNNNNNNNNNNNNNNNNNNNNNNNNNNNNNNNNNNNNNNNNNNNNNNNNNNNNNNNNNNNNNNNNNNNNNNNNNNNNNNNNNNNNNNNNNNNNNNNNNNNNNNNNNNNNNNNNNNNNNNNNNNNNNNNNNNNNNNNNNNNNNNNNNNNNNNNNNNNNNNNNNNNNNNNNNNNNNNNNNNNNNNNNNNNNNNNNNNNNNNNNNNNNNNNNNNNNNNNNNNNNNNNNNNNNNNNNNNNNNNNNNNNNNNNNNNNNNNNNNNNNNNNNNNNNNNNNNNNNNNNNNNNNNNNNNNNNNNNNNNNNNNNNNNNNNNNNNNNNNNNNNNNNNNNNNNNNNNNNNNNNNNNNNNNNNNNNNNNNNNNNNNNNNNNNNNNNNNNNNNNNNNNNNNNNNNNNNNNNNNNNNNNNNNNNNNNNNNNNNNNNNNNNNNNNNNNNNNNNNNNNNNNNNNNNNNNNNNNNNNNNNNNNNNNNNNNNNNNNNNNNNNNNNNNNNNNNNNNNNNNNNNNNNNNNNNNNNNNNNNNNNNNNNNNNNNNNNNNNNNNNNNNNNNNNNNNNNNNNNNNNNNNNNNNNNNNNNNNNNNNNNNNNNNNNNNNNNNNNNNNNNNNNNNNNNNNNNNNNNNNNNNNNNNNNNNNNNNNNNNNNNNNNNNNNNNNNNNNNNNNNNNNNNNNNNNNNNNNNNNNNNNNNNNNNNNNNNNNNNNNNNNNNNNNNNNNNNNNNNNNNNNNNNNNNNNNNNNNNNNNNNN
Coding sequences within:
- the LOC106293078 gene encoding uncharacterized protein At5g39865; its protein translation is MGCVSSNLLNQSDDFSQLAGCHHHFVQLTSSTYGLLNLDPPPPPSSSVISAPATPMTPPERFTFVGKEPITVKSEPEVINFWELMSGLDADTCRFSPLPVKRNVSSGGVNKENSDPNWKNPGNQSNNDDVLKPLDPKFAEEPEKLCPPGDGGDNRVVIYTTSLRGVRRTFDACNAVRAAIESFGVVICERDISMDRGFREELTSLMSGEAVLPPRVFVKGRYIGGVDEVMNLVEEGMLRDLLSGIPRRKDRGGGCYGCGGLSFLPCSECNGSRKVVEGWGSDVVVVRCNKCNENGLVLCPICS